The nucleotide window TGGAGAACTCATTAGCTCATAAAAACGGTCAGATGCAGACCTGTGGGCATGGAAAGCTGCGTGGAATAATCCGGCTCGCTGCTTTCCAGCCCCTGGCCTGGGGTGGAGATCAGAGGAAAATGTGAATCCGGAGACCTGTGACCTGCCAGTTTCTCTTTTCCACACAGCTTATGCAATCAGCTCCtctttcatgtctttttttccccctgtccACAGTGGAAGTCATAAGACATTCTTGTCCTTAACTTCCCTCCTCTCATCTGACAGCCCAGCATTCAGCCCACTTTCTAACCAGGTCGGGATCCACCACGAGAAGCCAGCGTCTGTTCCAAATATCGTTTTCCCCCGAACTCTCACCCAGTAACGTCACACCGGCTTGTGCATGGTCTAGAGTTACCACTTCCTACAGAGCTCTTCTGGGAAGAGAGAAGAACATTGTGTTTACATCCAGGCCGCCTGAGACATTTAGGGGGAGGAAAGATCAAATAAAAAGTGTGAaagtttgtctctgtgtgtctatTTGTGCATCATGGAGAGGAACGGGTCTTTATATGTATTGTGGAATATGAGAAAATATTCAGAAAGTAACTGTTATGAAAgcttattgttttcttttgcgTTTcaggttatggagactaaggaCATGTTATATATCGTCACAGAATATGCAAAAAATGGAGAGATGTTTGGTGAGTGCAAAAGTATGACCCGAGGAGGGCAGTAGCGAGTTGGACCGTCTCGGAAGGCGGGGCCAAGTCTGGAGACATGACCTTAATGAAAACCATCCTCCCTCCATCCGCACAGACTACCTCACGAGCAATGGTCGCATGACAGAAGATGAAGCCCGAAGGAAGTTCTGGCAGATCCTGACGGCGGTGGACTACTGCCACCGTCACCACATCGTCCACCGGGACCTGAAGACTGAGAACCTGCTGCTTGATGCTAATATGAATATAAAGCTGGCAGGTGGGCAGACTgtgaatttttattcattcattatcaGTTTATTAAAACACGGAATATGAAGAATGGAAacaatatgtaaataatatctCTCTTTCACAGACTTTGGCTTTGGGAACTTCTACAATGCTGGTGAGCCTCTTTCCACCTGGTGCGGCAGTCCACCATACGCAGCCCCAGAAGTCTTTGAAGGGAAGGAGTATGAAGGGCCACAGCTGGACATCTGGGTATGAACCTTCATACCATCTATCACCTGGAATCTTGCTGTGTCCCGAGCCGCTTTTAATCCCCTCTTCTGCTGTGGTCTTCAGAGCCTTGGCGTGGTTCTGTATGTGCTGGTCTGTGGCTCGCTGCCATTTGATGGTGCCACCTTGCCGGCTCTCCGCCAGCGAGTGATGGAAGGCCGTTTCCGGATCCCCTTCTTCATGTCACAAGGTACACCGCACTCAGATTCCTTCCAGGACTTCCCTTTTTGTTCTGTGCTGAATGGTTCTTATTCTACTTTTCCAGACTGTGAAAACTTGATCCGTAAGATGCTGGTGGTGGACCCCACCAAGAGAATCACCATGGCCCAGATCAAGCAGCACCGCTGGATGCTGGCTGACCCCATGGCCCCCCGTCACGCACTGTCCGTGTCCCTCACAGACTACAACTCCAACCTTGGAGACTATAGTGAGCCTGTGCTGAGCATCATGCAGACCCTGGGCATCGACAGGCAGAAGACGGTGGAGGTGAGACTGTGTGAGAAGGCTCCTGGTGATACATTTCCTCTGTATCCTGGTCCAGGCATCAGGCTAACttcaaaatacatgtttttttaatccagTCGCTCCAGAGTAGTAGCTACAACCACTTCTCTGCCATCTACTATCTGCTGCTTGAGAGGGTGAAGGAGTATCGTAGCCAGCAGATCACACTCCACTGTGGGACCTGgggccagagacccagaagctTGTCTGATGCCACCAGCCAAGAAGTGAGTATCACCCTGTTCAGACTGGTTTCAATGTGGTAATGCAGCATGTACCAAATGTTTATATCGACATGTTCTAAATATGGGATCTGGTCTATGGTCAGGTGATGATTGAATCCTCCAAGAGCTTCAGATCGACTTTCCCCAGTCCGGCAAAGAAGGTCCCTTCTGAAATGGAGTGTGACCAGGGTGGCCTATTTCAGGTATGCCAGTCCCCTTCCTCTTCTGCAGACGTGGCCCTCATATTGTCACGTCAGGGCGCCTCTTGGATTTCAGGCTGCATTTCGTATTTCGTATTTCGCACTTATGCACTCCCATGCCTTCTAACATCACGCTGTCATGATCTGCAGCGGGTGGTCTGCCCAGTGGAAGCCAACTTGACTGGGCTGCTCTGGAGCCGTTCCATCTCCCCCAACAGTCTGCTGGAGACCACCATCAGCGAGGAGGTTCGGCCTCCTGACCTGGATGAGGAAGACTGTTTGGCCTCTGTCACTCCTCCACATCTTCCAAGCACTGCTTCCAGAAGACACACCCTGGCTGAGGTGTCCGCCCGCTTCCACCAGTGCAACCCTCCCTGTGAGTAGCGCTGTGTTGGAGagggatgaagatgaagaaaatcCGGTTTCTCATTCTATTTATCTCATCTTCAGGCATCGTTGTGTCGTCCGTCAGTCCGTCAGACGGCGCCGCCTCAGACAGCTGCCTCAAGTCCTCCTCCGATCCCCACCCAAGCCTCTCCACGCCCGCAGTGGGACTCTCTACTCTGCTGCTTTCTGGAGGCTGCTCAGAAGCCCTGGTTCCCACTCCAGCCCCCCTCGCCCTTTCTTCCACCCTGCTCCTCCAGAACCAGGGCACCCTCCTGGCCGCCAGCTTTCAGGAGGGCCGACGAGCCTCAGATACGTCCCTCACTCAAGGTCAGAAGGTGGTTTATAAGCATGTCACCAGCGTCCCCCTCTCTTCCATGAATTTCAGCTGAGCCTGTACCCCTTCACACTCCTCCAGGCCTGAAGGCGTTCCGTCAGCAGCTGAGGAAGAACACGCGCACCAAAGGGCTGCTGGGGCTCAACAAGATCAAGGGTCTTGCCCGCCAGGTCTGCCCCCCGACATCCTGCCCCAGGGGCAGCCGAGGGTCCCTGGTCCCCTCCATGTGTGCCCCGTCGAGTCTACCGAGCTCCGGCAGCACACGGGAGCGGCGCAGCATGCTGGAGGAAGTGCTTCACCAGCAGAGGTTGGAGGACTTCACCATCCCTTCGGAATGTCCAGTTTTTAGCATTTCTTGTGTCACTGATGAGAAATAATTCGGTTGTCCTGTCTTACAGGATGCTCCAGATCCAGCACCAGTCCCAAGCACAGGTGCTGCCTCAGTCAGTCTTGCAGGGGTCATCCCAGCAGCCCATCCTCTTCCTCTCGCAGCCTCAGCAACACCCTGCATCTCCTCCTCGCCCCAGTAATGTCTTTGCCCCCTCCACCCTGCTTCCTGAACCTGCGGGCCACGCCCCACTCCTCCTGCCCCACTGGCCAGCCCACCTGGCAGCAGCCCATGGACTCATCTACCCCTCGTCTTCATCCCTGTCCCCGGTGGCTTCAGCTGCCTACCTCCTGGAAGCCCAGCTCCATATTAGCCAGCACCCAGTCCGCATTATGGCCTATCCCCACCGGCCCATCCAGACCCAGGGACAACCGTCTTTCCTGCCACATCAGGGGATTCTCACCAGCCCAGGTGTGGAACCTGAGCTCCTGGACCTGGGACGTGCTGGAAAGCAGCGACAGCTGAACAGctgtgtgatggttaaataatgGAGAACTGGACATGGAGAAACAGAAGGTGATGTATTATAAAAAATCTCACCACTGGAGAAGAGCTGTTAATGGTTCTGAACGCAAACAGCTTTTGTAATCCAGAGGAGACCATGAAGGTggatacacatttttttttaccgaaaGCAAAGCTAAAAACAGGTCCAACTGGCTGAAACTGAACAATGTGAACACACCCCAGTATCCATAGTGGTTTATATGAGCATCTGAGTAAACAGAAGAAGCAATAACCAAACTGTCTGTGAGGTTTTCCACCCAGATTCTCCAACAAGCAAGACTGAAAAAGCTGATCTCCTCGTGTCAGAGTGGCGACTGGCTTTAGGATTATTTAAGAAGCATGAGAACAGGACATTCACGTCTTCCTAATTATCAATGTCATTTTTGTGCTCTCAAGGCCCCCAATTACTTTTTAATAGATGAAGTTGTGACATGGATTGGTTTTTACATTTCCAATTCAGAAAGTGTATATTGTTTTTTCATCTCACTACCTCTTCCTCTCCCGGTTAACATGTAGTCAGAGTTACACACTAAGCCAGGTTCCTTCTACTTATTATGACactgaagaaacaaaaaaaatatgcttCTCTATGCTGCTTCAGCAGTTTATATGTGTTTAATGCTTTCTAGttgagagaaggaaaaaaaactgcaatattTCACATTGAAATGTTGAGGGCATAGGAATAAGaatgttggttttattttatacatacagTATAATGACACACTAGCTATGTAAAATACAAATTCTTATTTTCACATAGATGCTGAAAATAATGGCTCCTTCTCGCTG belongs to Denticeps clupeoides chromosome 9, fDenClu1.1, whole genome shotgun sequence and includes:
- the sik1 gene encoding serine/threonine-protein kinase SIK1 produces the protein MVVLREARPLQVGFYEIIRTLGKGNFAVVKLARHKVTKTQVAIKIIDKTRLNSSNLEKIYREVQIMKLLNHPHIIKLYQVMETKDMLYIVTEYAKNGEMFDYLTSNGRMTEDEARRKFWQILTAVDYCHRHHIVHRDLKTENLLLDANMNIKLADFGFGNFYNAGEPLSTWCGSPPYAAPEVFEGKEYEGPQLDIWSLGVVLYVLVCGSLPFDGATLPALRQRVMEGRFRIPFFMSQDCENLIRKMLVVDPTKRITMAQIKQHRWMLADPMAPRHALSVSLTDYNSNLGDYSEPVLSIMQTLGIDRQKTVESLQSSSYNHFSAIYYLLLERVKEYRSQQITLHCGTWGQRPRSLSDATSQEVMIESSKSFRSTFPSPAKKVPSEMECDQGGLFQRVVCPVEANLTGLLWSRSISPNSLLETTISEEVRPPDLDEEDCLASVTPPHLPSTASRRHTLAEVSARFHQCNPPCIVVSSVSPSDGAASDSCLKSSSDPHPSLSTPAVGLSTLLLSGGCSEALVPTPAPLALSSTLLLQNQGTLLAASFQEGRRASDTSLTQGLKAFRQQLRKNTRTKGLLGLNKIKGLARQVCPPTSCPRGSRGSLVPSMCAPSSLPSSGSTRERRSMLEEVLHQQRMLQIQHQSQAQVLPQSVLQGSSQQPILFLSQPQQHPASPPRPSNVFAPSTLLPEPAGHAPLLLPHWPAHLAAAHGLIYPSSSSLSPVASAAYLLEAQLHISQHPVRIMAYPHRPIQTQGQPSFLPHQGILTSPGVEPELLDLGRAGKQRQLNSCVMVK